A genomic region of Pyrus communis chromosome 14, drPyrComm1.1, whole genome shotgun sequence contains the following coding sequences:
- the LOC137716082 gene encoding G-type lectin S-receptor-like serine/threonine-protein kinase RLK1, whose translation MAMAFSVRMLLFSSLFLLPISVFSQNNGRVAVGNYLTATTSNSSSWLSPSGDFAFGFLPLGGNDLFLLSIWYAKIQNKTVVWHAYEDNNTIVAPKGSTLNLNASSGLVLNDPHGGEIWKSETTFGVVVNGVMNDNGNFVLQDKNSGSLWEAFNNPTDTILPGQTIERNGKLSSRQSESNYTKGRFQLRLQDDGNLVLNTINLPTDFANEPYFATDRTAGTLEGSEGKQLVFNNSGDMFVLGENGGRFILTTAGVSRVRDSYIRATLDFDGIFTLYSYPKNFTGIASWSPLWYKPDDICQALMESMGVGVCGYNSVCKMNQDHRPTCQCPRGFSFLDLNDLYRGCKPDFIQGCEGDEVQSPRKDLYDIELQTNTDWPTSDYVRLKPFTVEKCKESCFQDCLCAVAVFRNESCWKKKLPLSNGRVQLDLNSQTFIKVRKAPVPIPPPTPIPDDKEKSKTTVIGVLLGTSIFVNVAALCLGFFFIFRNKPVRSSTDLVLDSNLRSFSYEELREATNGFEEELGKGAFGVVFKGVMQIGSCVEVAVKKLRYVMQDAEKEFKTELNVIGKTHHKNLVRLFGYCDEGQQKLLVYEFLSNGTLASFLFSEIKPSWKQRIEIAYGIAKGLLYLHEECSTQIIHCDIKPQNILLDDYYTPRISDFGLAKLLMMNQSQTHTAIRGTKGYVAPEWFRNLPITTKVDVYSFGVVLLEIICCRRNVDVEGNCEERAILTDWVYDCYVGGVLDAVVDHEVEALGDRATLEKFVMVGIWCIQEDPSLRPTMRRVVQMFEAVVEVHVPPCPSPYTRAG comes from the coding sequence ATGGCAATGGCTTTTTCTGTGCGGATGCTTTTGTTCTCCTCATTGTTTTTGCTACCAATTTCTGTGTTTTCGCAAAATAATGGAAGAGTAGCAGTTGGAAATTATTTAACTGCAACTACAAGTAACTCCTCATCATGGCTTTCTCCATCCGGTGATTTCGCGTTTGGATTTTTGCCCCTTGGAGGTAATGATCTTTTCTTGCTTTCAATATGGTACGccaaaatccaaaacaaaaccGTAGTTTGGCATGCATATGAGGATAACAACACCATAGTTGCACCTAAGGGATCCACTTTGAACTTGAATGCCAGCAGTGGACTAGTTCTTAACGATCCTCACGGTGGGGAGATATGGAAATCCGAAACAACCTTCGGGGTTGTTGTAAACGGGGTCATGAATGACAACggaaactttgttcttcaaGACAAAAACTCGGGGAGCTTATGGGAGGCCTTCAACAATCCTACAGACACCATTTTGCCTGGACAGACAATTGAGAGAAATGGGAAGCTTTCGTCTAGACAATCGGAGAGTAACTACACGAAGGGGCGGTTCCAGCTGCGCTTGCAAGATGATGGAAACCTCGTGCTCAACACCATAAACTTGCCAACAGATTTTGCCAACGAGCCGTACTTTGCCACGGACAGAACAGCGGGGACTCTGGAAGGTAGTGAAGGTAAACAATTGGTGTTCAACAACTCAGGGGACATGtttgttttgggagaaaatggtgGAAGATTCATTCTCACAACGGCAGGAGTCTCCCGGGTGAGGGACAGCTACATAAGGGCAACTCTTGATTTTGATGGGATTTTCACGCTATACTCTTACCCGAAAAATTTCACTGGAATTGCAAGCTGGAGTCCCCTGTGGTATAAGCCGGATGATATTTGCCAAGCACTTATGGAAAGCATGGGCGTTGGTGTTTGCGGATACAACAGTGTCTGTAAGATGAATCAAGATCACAGGCCAACCTGCCAATGCCCGAGagggttttcttttcttgatctCAATGACTTATACCGAGGCTGTAAACCCGATTTTATACAAGGCTGTGAAGGAGATGAGGTACAAAGTCCCAGAAAAGATTTGTATGATATCGAATTGCAGACAAATACTGATTGGCCAACCTCAGATTATGTGCGGCTAAAACCTTTTACCGTGGAGAAGTGCAAAGAGTCTTGCTTTCAAGATTGTTTGTGCGCTGTTGCTGTTTTCAGGAATGAAAGCTGCTGGAAAAAGAAGTTACCTCTCTCAAACGGGAGAGTGCAGTTAGATCTTAATTCACAGACCTTCATCAAAGTCCGAAAGGCTCCAGTGCCAATTCCTCCTCCAACACCAATTCCAGATGATAAAGAGAAGAGCAAGACCACTGTTATAGGTGTACTATTAGGTACCTCCATCTTTGTTAATGTTGCTGCTCTCTGTCTCggttttttcttcatattcCGGAACAAACCGGTAAGATCTAGTACCGATCTTGTTTTGGACTCGAATTTGCGCTCTTTTAGCTATGAAGAGCTACGAGAAGCTACAAATGGATTCGAGGAAGAATTAGGAAAGGGTGCTTTTGGAGTGGTTTTCAAAGGGGTGATGCAAATTGGTTCTTGTGTCGAAGTGGCGGTGAAGAAGCTACGCTATGTTATGCAAGATGCCGAGAAGGAGTTTAAAACAGAACTGAATGTAATTGGTAAGACGCATCATAAGAATCTGGTTCGTCTTTTCGGATATTGTGACGAGGGGCAACAGAAATTGCTAGTTTATGAGTTCTTGAGCAATGGCACACTGGCAAGCTTTCTTTTTTCTGAGATCAAACCAAGTTGGAAACAGCGAATTGAAATCGCTTATGGCATTGCGAAAGGGCTTTTGTACTTGCATGAAGAGTGCAGCACGCAGATTATCCATTGTGACATAAAGCCGCAGAACATACTTCTCGATGATTATTACACTCCTCGGATTTCTGATTTTGGATTGGCAAAACTTTTGATGATgaatcagagccagactcataCCGCTATCCGAGGAACAAAAGGTTATGTTGCACCTGAGTGGTTCAGGAACTTGCCAATCACTACCAAAGTTGATGTGTACAGCTTTGGTGTTGTGCTGCTGGAGATTATTTGTTGTAGGCGAAATGTTGACGTGGAAGGTAACTGCGAAGAGAGAGCAATTTTAACGGATTGGGTTTATGATTGCTACGTTGGAGGAGTATTAGATGCTGTTGTAGATCATGAAGTTGAGGCCTTGGGTGATCGAGCGACACTGGAAAAGTTTGTGATGGTTGGGATTTGGTGCATTCAGGAAGACCCTTCTCTTAGGCCTACTATGAGGAGGGTTGTGCAGATGTTTGAAGCAGTTGTCGAAGTGCATGTTCCACCATGTCCATCTCCATATACCAGAGCAGGCTGA